DNA sequence from the Oxalobacteraceae sp. CFBP 8761 genome:
ACTGCGCGAGCGGATGCAGACGCTGTTTGGTGCCGGCTACGACTACACGTACCTGTACCCCGGCATCCAGAAAGTGGTGCAGGCAGCCGGCCGCGTGATCCGCACCGAGCAGGATCGTGGCGTGGTCTGGCTGATCGACGACCGCTTCGCCCAGCCGGGCATCCGCGCGCTGATGCCGGCCTGGTGGGAGCTCGGCGCACACAACTCGCGCTAGGCGCTTATGCCAGCAATTCGCGGATGCGCTGGTAGCCGCTGCGGCTGATGGGCAGCTTCACGCCGTTTTTCAGCACGGCGCAGTGATTGTCCTTGCTCACCGGTTCGATGCGCGCGATCGCGCCCAGGTTGACGATATGCGAACGATGGATGCGCACGAAGACGGCGGGATCGAGCTGCGCCTCAAGTTCGGCCAGGCTGCCAAGCTTGAGGTACTGCCTGCCGTCCGCGCAGACCGCGACGTAATCGTCCTGTGCCTCGATGCAATCCACGCTCGCTGTTGGCACCACGTGTACGCGGGCGCCGTCGCGAATCAGTATGCGCTCGAGCGGCGTGTGGCGCGCCGCTGCCTCCTTTACCACCGCCTCGATCTGCGCCGGCCGGGCGTTTCGCAGACGCGCCTGCGCCAGCGCTTCGCCAAGGCGCGCGCGTGAAAACGGCTTGAGCAGGTAGTC
Encoded proteins:
- a CDS encoding LytTR family transcriptional regulator DNA-binding domain-containing protein; amino-acid sequence: MRVLIVDDEHLARAVLREYLTTHADVEIVGECANGFEAVKAIAELDPELVFLDIQMPKLDGFEVVELAGSKPHYIFATAYDQFALRAFEVHAIDYLLKPFSRARLGEALAQARLRNARPAQIEAVVKEAAARHTPLERILIRDGARVHVVPTASVDCIEAQDDYVAVCADGRQYLKLGSLAELEAQLDPAVFVRIHRSHIVNLGAIARIEPVSKDNHCAVLKNGVKLPISRSGYQRIRELLA